One genomic region from Chlamydiota bacterium encodes:
- a CDS encoding class I SAM-dependent methyltransferase, translating into MISQEKVANYYQHLTPSYFSYASGSYGWHYGVWDSGVKSFSESLLQSNKRLVDGLDLNTNTQILDVGSGIGGFAVWVAKNFGCSVTGITLCESHIILSETLAALNQVLPQCKFQMMDMNEMSFEDNRFDLIINQETFCYAIDKKNFLSEVHRVLKPGGYWRSADFAVQELPLTPKENRKLKIVLDGFHIPSL; encoded by the coding sequence ATGATTTCTCAAGAGAAAGTGGCAAACTACTATCAACATCTCACTCCATCCTACTTTTCTTATGCCTCGGGGAGTTATGGATGGCATTATGGAGTTTGGGATTCCGGGGTAAAATCTTTTTCGGAATCACTTCTACAATCTAATAAAAGGCTTGTAGACGGACTTGATCTCAATACAAATACTCAAATCCTTGATGTGGGATCAGGGATCGGGGGGTTTGCAGTGTGGGTGGCTAAGAACTTTGGCTGTTCAGTAACGGGAATCACCCTTTGCGAAAGCCACATTATTCTTTCAGAAACACTGGCGGCGCTCAATCAGGTGTTACCACAATGTAAATTTCAAATGATGGACATGAATGAAATGTCCTTTGAAGACAACCGTTTTGATCTCATCATCAATCAGGAAACATTTTGCTACGCGATAGATAAAAAAAATTTTCTGAGCGAGGTACATCGCGTCCTAAAACCCGGAGGTTACTGGCGGTCTGCAGATTTTGCTGTTCAGGAGCTTCCCCTCACTCCAAAAGAAAATCGAAAACTCAAAATTGTTTTAGACGGATTTCATATTCCTTCTCT